CCCCTTCCGTCAGGGTAATCTCCATCTCGCCGCCGGGAGGCACCGTAAAACCACCCGGGATCAGGATGGTATCGTTCGGCGGTGTGAGCGGGTCGATGCTCAGGCAGTAGGTTCCCGCCGTCGGCGGCACGATTTCGAATTCAAAGCTGCCGTCCGGCGCGGTGAGCGCCGTCTCGGAACTCACCGGGGCAAGACAGGGTCCGCTTTCGAGCACCAACGCTACGCCGTCAAAACCGGGCTCACCCGGGTCGAGGATGCCGTCGGCGTTGGAGTCATCGAACACCAAACCCGAGAGGAAAGACGAATCGCCGGTGGGAGATCCCCCACCGCCGAGCTCATATGCACCGAGGTCGCAGGCAGAACCGTGCGGCCTGGGTTCCCCGCGTTGGTCGGTTGCGGGACAGCTTCCGGCTGCAGCATTTTTCGCCGGGCTTCCGGGGGCGATGCTGTGGGTTTGGGTCGGACCGCCGTTATTGGCCAGCGGACCGAGCTGCGGATCATCCGTTATCGTAAAGCCGGTGCAGGTGCCGTCGCTGTCCAAATTCGGGCCAGAGATGGGACTGCTGGCCGGATAGCTGCAATCCCCACCGATGTTGTTAGCGATGATCGAATTAAAAATCTGGATGGTATTCGGGGCAGAGAAAACCGCCCCTGCTGTAATCCCGGTGTTGTTCGCGATGGTGGTATAGCTGATCGTGGCGTTTCCGGCGTTGATAATCGCCGCGCCGCTGATGATTCCCGAAAGGGTGGTGGAGTTGCCGGAGATGGTGCTGTTGATGATCGTCAAATCGCCGTTGTTGCCAATGCCGCCAGCAGACTGACTGGCGATGTTGTTGGCGATCGTGCTGTTACTGATTGTAGCTGTTCCGGCGTTGAGTATACCCCCTCCGGATTCGTTGGGCACGTTCTGGATGTTGGCCCCGTTGTTTTCAATGGTCGTGGCGTCGATGGTCATCGTCCCAAGGTTATAGATACCACCGCCTTTCAACATGGCGCGGTTTGCCGTGATGAGGCTGTTATTAATCGTCAGCACCCCTCTGTTGAAGATCGCGCCTCCCGAGTTGCTGAGTAAGATCGTGACGTTCGTGGGTTCCATGGCCAGCCCATCCAGAAGCGTCACGTCATTCAGGACCAGCTCTCCACCTTGCGAGATGTGAAATAAACGGATGGCAGATTTTTGCGCACCGGTGCTGCGCCGGATTGTGGCGACGTTGCCGTTGATCACGATAGATGAAGTGATGGATGGCAAACCATTGTTGCCGTCGATGGTATTGTTTACGACGCCCAGTTCGTAGACGCATCCCGGGTCGAGATCGATCGTATCTGTGCCGGGCCCGTTGTTGTTGGCATCATTGATCGATAGGATGAGAAATTCAGCCGAGCAAGGTGGTGGAGGAGGACCTCCATCACAACCCGAAAGAACGAGTACCATAGCGATTAATGAAGCAGCCCCAAGAATGATTCTATGCTTTTTGAACATCCTCTTCCTCCAAGTGTTGAGATGCTGGTTGTTCTTATATCTTTATTTCACAATCGGATTTATGGACAGTATATTTCTTCTACCTACACCTGCGCTGGAAATAAACAAAGAATGAATGATAGTGGTATCGCCTCCACTCAATTGTAAAACGTAATGATCGATCATTTTGTGACAAGCGAGAGTAAGTACTTCTATCTTTGCTACATTAAACATGAAGGTTAAGGTGCTGACAAGCAAAGATGCGATCGTGGATTGGGGGCGATCGATTTCGCACTGAGACAGATCGCGGCCGACATCACCGTTCTGGCCCTTTCCATCCTCGCCAGACTCGACCCGGCGATCAAGATCTTCCGCACCTACATATCGATCTATGGGAAGAGGTCCAGTTTTGGGGAGATATCCCGCAATCCACGGAAAGCCTGATCTTATGAGCGTGGATCAAGATCGTTGTTGCGCGATGACCATCCAGCAGGTTAGCACATGTAATACAAGACAAAGCCGCTCGATTGCATCGAGCGGCGTTTCAGGTGACCCGCACAGGACTCGAACCTGTAACCTACTGATTAAGAGTCAGCTGCTCTGCCAAATTGAGCTAGCGGGCCGTTTTCGATTCGCCCCAATTTTACCCGATCGATCGGTGCTGTCAATGAGTGTTGCACTGTATGGCCTCGCGAAGACAGCCGGATCACGTCTCGACCCCCCGGCAAGTGCAGAACCACCCAGGGGATCAGAAACACGCCTTGTGAGTCTTTTCGATCATCCCGGAAAGCCTTATTACCCACTGAAGGTGACGTCGAATAAAGCCGTGACGGGCTTCGGCGCGCCCAAATCTTGTCCGCGTTTGGAGGGCGAACAGCCACCGACTTCGAGACGGAATTGTCCAGGTTCCAGGATGAGTTTGCCATCGTCATCGTAGAAAGACATCATCTCAGGCGTGATTGTGAATTCGAGTTCTTTACTTTCACCTGCATGGAGCACAGCCCGCTCGAAGCCAATCAGGTGATGAAATGGAACAACAGTCGAGGCATGCAGGTCACTCAGGTAGAATTGGGCTGCTTCGGCTGCGTCTGATTCCCCACAATTGGTCAATGTCAGGCTGACATTAAGAGAATCTCCGAGAGTGATTGCCGCCTTTTCGAGCTGTAGTTCCGAATACTCAAATTTACTGTAGCTCAAACCAAAACCGAAGGGATAAAGAGGTTCTTCGGTCATATAGCGATAAGTACGCCCGTCCATGCTGTAATCACTAAAAGGAGGTAGTTGATCGAGCGATTTCGGGAAGGTGATGGGAAGTTTTCCCGATGGCGAAATATCGCCAAAGAGCACATCGGCGACGGCGCGACCCCCCTCCATACCGGGATACCAGACAAAGAGGATCGCATCCACCATATCATCGATTTCGCCCAGCGCGATTGGGCTGCCGCCGGTGAGTACGAGGATGATGCGTGCGCCATGAATGGATAATTCTCTGATGTAATCGATCTGACTGTGTGGAAGCGAGATACTCTCGCGGTCGCCATTTTGTGGAGAAAGAAGCGACTCTCCCTCCTCCCCTTCGAGAAATGAGTTGAGGCCTGCACAGACGATGGTGTAGTCTGCAGATTGCGCCATGCCTGGCGCCCAGGTTTCCTCGATCTCGCGCGAGTGTTTCAACGGCGCACCAGGGTGATATTCCAGGCCCATGCCTTCAGGGGCACGCCCTACAAGTCCTTCGAGCAACGTGACCATTTGGTTGTTGAAGCCATAGTAGTTGGCGAGCAGGACTTCCAGGCTTGCGGCAGTCGGACCCGTTACGAAAACCTTTTTTGCGGAAGGATCGATCGGCAGGATATTGCCTTCGTTCTTGAGTAGAACCACTGCTTCGGTGGCTGTTTGATATGCAAGTTGACGGTGGGCATCACAGGCGATCACATCAGTAGATATTTTGGTGAACGGGACATCATCATCAGGGTCGAACATGCCGAGTTTGAAACGCGTACTGAGCGTCCGCACAAGTGCGCGGTCTACATCGGCTTCAGTGATGAGGCCTCGCTGAATGGCGGCGGGGATTTCACTATAGATATGATCGCATGCGAGGTCGCATCCATGACTCAACGCCAATGCAGCGGATTCAACCGCGTCATTCGTAATTTTGTGATTTAGGTGAAAATCTGCCAACGCCATGCAATCCGAGACAAAATGACCCTGGAATCCCCACTCATCCCGCAGGATGTCTTCAATAAGCAGTTTACTGGCGCAACAAGGTTCATCAAGTGTGCGATTGTACGCACCCATCACCGATTCGACTTTTGCATCTATCACCAATTTCTTGAATGCAGGGAGATAAGTATCATAGAGTTCCCGTTTCGAAACAATCGCATTTAGCGAGTGCCGGTCTTTCTCAGGTCCAGAATGAACCGCGAAATGTTTTGCACATGCCGCGGTCTTGAGATATTTGGGATGGTCACCCTGCAAACCCCGCACGAACGCAGATGCCATCTCTCCCGTAAAAAAGGGATCTTCTCCCCAAGTCTCCTGCCCTCTCCCCCATCGCGGATCGCGGAAGATATTCACATTCGGTGACCACAAGGTGATACCCTGATATTGGGCAGTATAGCCATTGCGCCGCAGTGCGGCGTGATACTTGGCGCGTCCTTCGTCGCTAATTGCTGCCGCAACTTCAAAGATCAACTCCTTATCCCAGGTTGCCGCCATTGCAATTGCTTGCGGAAAGACAGTGGCTCGCCCGTTTCGGGCGATACCATGCAGGGCTTCACTCCAATAGTTGTAAGCGGGAATATTCAAGCGTGGAATACCGTGCGCTGGATGATTCATCAAGCCGACCTTTTCTTCCAGCGTCATGCGTCCGATCAAGTCATTCACCCGTTCGGCGATTGGCAGGGATGAATCCAGGTATGGAAGTCCCTCTATCGTTTTATCCACGCACATGGACCACTCCTAAGCGATCATTATGAACCTTGCTTGCATCTAAACCATCACTCGATGGAAGAGGGATCAAGCCTGCGGCCATCTTTCAAAACCTGACTGACGAAACAAATCGGGTTCTGCTCCGAGCCGGAATGAGCCTTTGGCCTCGGTCTTCCTTTGTTTGATGATGTCAGCGTCCAATAGACGGCTTTCTCCTCTGCACATCTGTAATTCGTTCCGATCCAATCGACGGACTCTTCACCAGGATAAAAACATGCGATATTGGCCTCTTCGGAAGAGGCTGCTTCCCAAACGAGAGCAGCAATTATGCCTCCCTCGGCCTGCAACGTCTCTCTAAATCTATTCCAGGCTGCTATATGCAGGTCAGGTGCGTCATCCGATCCCCCCCGAAGATGGATAAAAACAGGGCAGTTGTAGACGATCGATGTATCGAGCAGAGCGTCAATCTGTTTATCTGTGATGTTGAGCGAGTCATTCAATCTCAGACCAACAGATAATGTGCTGTTAGGATATTCGTCAGCGAGGCAGTTCTCGAACAAGTTGGGGTACACGCCCGTCTCGAAGGTGGATTCGGTACGGACATTCGTGGGCTGAGAATCGGTGGGAGCCACAGTGAGTATTGTTGGCGTGGAGGATGATATGTGACAGCGATGAGGTGTAGCCAAGGTTTCAATCCTAAACTGAATTGCTTCCGTGATAAATGATGCGCGCCCCAAAATTGAGAATCGGCAGAAGTGATAAACACTCGAATGCGGAGGCGGCAACAACCCGACAATTGGGTCGATCAGGGAAGTGTCCTGAAATTATCGGGTTACGAAAGTATCGTGTCATTCAGGAGCTACCCCTTGATCGCGCCCGCGGTGAGGCCGGAAACGATCTGGCGTTCCGCGAATATATAAAAGATGATCGTTGGCAAGGCTGACAATGCGACAAAGGCAGATACCAATGATAAATCCTGTCCGTATTGCCCCTGGAACTGCATCGTGCCGAGAGGCAGCGTCCACAGTTTATCGTTGTTGAGTACAACGAGTGGAACAAGCAGGTCGTTCCAACTGATGATCATCGTCAGTGCTGCGACGGTCGATAATGCCGGGCGTGCAAGCGGAAGCAAGATACGCAAAAAGAAATCAACTACCGTACAGCCATCGATATAGGCCGCTTCCTGCAATTCAGCCGGGATAGCCGTGAAGAAACCGCGCAAAATCATGATGTTTCCCGATAATAGAAATGCGGTTTGTACAACAATCACACCCCATAGACTGTCGATCAAGTCTATCTGACGCAGCACAAAATACACTGGCAGAATTGCGACGTTGATCGGGAACATGAGTCCCAAAGTAAAAAGATTAAACGCCAGCCCCTTCCCGCGGAATTGCATGCGGGCAAATACGAAAGCCGCCAGGCTGCACACAGTGACAACCAACGCCGTAACAATCAGCATGACAAACACGCTGTTGCGCATCATGGGCCAGAAGGAGTATGAGGCATTTCCTAAAATCAATGTAATATTTTCCCACCGAGGTGGAATGGGTACAGTATAAGGATGTGATAAATACTCGCCGCGAGTTTTCAGAGCGCCAAAAACCAGAATCACGATAGGGACAAACACGATCACGACGATGATCGAAAGTATGAAATACTGGAAAAATCTTGTTGCAAACTTCCTCCATCTTACGCGGGGGTGGTGTCTTTCCACTACGAGTTCATCCGTAATCATACTTTCATCCTTTCTAGTAGCCACTCAGGTAGTCGGGCTGGCGAGTCAGGCGTTGATAAATCAGGGAAAACATCAAGCAAAGCAGAAACATATAGATCGCCACCGCAGATCCATATCCAAGCTGGAAGCGCACAAAGCCGAAACGATACATATACGTTGCCAGTGTTTCACTGGCATTAACAGGCCCGCCTTTGGTCATGATCCAGACCACGATGAACTGCTGGATCGAACCGAGAACCGATAGATAGACTGAAGTACGAATGGTGCTTCGCAATAATGGCAGTGTGATGTAAAAGAAATTTTGGAACCTGTTGGCACCATCGATGCGCCCGGCTTCTTCGATCTCAGAGGGAATGTTTTGCAGGCCTGTCATGAACAACAACATGTGATAGCCAAAATACTTCCACGTCAATGCCACGAAAATCGCAGGCATGACGAGACTCGTGTTTCCAAGCCAGGCTTGCGGTTCGCCGCCCAGGAAGACGATCACGGCGTTGATAAAGCCGCGCTCGGGATCCGGATTGAGGATGAACAACCACATCAGCGCGGCGATCACTTCGGAGAGGACGTAGGGCATGAAGAAAATGACACGGAAGAAGACGCGCCCTGGCAAGTCGCGTCCCACCAGCACAGCCAGCATGAGTGAAAGCGGAAGTTGCAGGAATAGAGAGAACGCAATAATAAATAACACATTGCGCAGTGCGATCAAGAAGACTCTGTCCTGCAGAATGTTCTTGAAGTTATCCAGCCCCACAAAGTCAACGGCGGGGCCGAATCCCTTCCAATTGAAAAGGCTGTAATAAATCGATTGGATAATGGGATAAACAACAAAAATAATGAAAAGAACAATGGCGGGAAGCAGAAACAAAAAAATTACAAGTCTTTCCTTATTCTTTTTTCTTCCAGTTGTCCCCGGCTTCAATTTGAAGATATTCGGAATTGTTGGAAGATTTTGCATTCAGCACCTCCGATGCAGCCATGAAATGATGCGGGGATCGGTTCATTGAAGTCCGATCCCCGCATCATCAAAGTGCTTGCTTACTTCAGTTCCTGTTGAGCGGAGTTTTCAATTTCCTGGGCAGCCTGTTCAGGCGTTAGCGTGCCAGCAAACAATCCCTGGGTAGCGTCGTTAACGACGGAACCCATGGCAGGCGGTAAAGCCTGATCGTAATACAACTGGAAGTACTCCGCCTTGGCCAACTGCTGCTGGAGGATGATCATCAGCGGATCATCGAGACCAGCTTCACCACCCTTAACCACCGGGATAATCACGCCGATCTCAGCCAATTGAACCTGTGATTCCGGGCGAGTCAGGTATTTGACAAAGTCGATAGCTTCCGGAGATGCGTTTTTACCAATCGCAAAGCCGTTACCGCCACCAACCGCGTCGTTGGGATCACCAGCGCCACCTGCAACGGCCGGGAAGGGGAACCATCCGAGGTCATCGCCGATGCCCTCTTTATCTTCGCTGTTGTCTTTTTCAACAGCCGGAGCCCACTGACCCATCAATTCCATGGCGGCTTTGGCATTTCCCATGGCTGTGGCTTCATCGCCATAGGTCGCGCCGAGGAAACCATCCTGGAACGGTTCGAGGGCAACCAAATCCTGGACCATTTCGCCGGCTTTGACAAACGGTTCATCCGTGAAGGAGCCCGTGCGCAGCAACGCACCCTCAAAATTGGCTTTACCGCCCAGACGGGTCACTAGGTAGGCCCACATGTGCATGCCGGGCCAGTTATCACCTTCACCCAGAGCGATCGGAGTGATGCCGGCTGCTTTGAGCGCCTTCACATCATCGATTAATTCAGCCCAGGTGGTGGGCGGGGCATCGATGCCTGCCTGAGCAAAGAGTGCCTTGTTGTACCAGAAACCGATCATGCCCATGTCCCAAGGCACACCATAGTTCTTGCCCTTGTAGGAATACACACCCAACGCGCCGGGTGCAAAAGTGTTGCGCCACTCCCCGCCGTTCGCATCGAGGTCAGGGGTGATGTCTTTGAGCAAACCGGCAGTGGCGTACTCGTTCAATACACCGCCTCCCCAGCTCTGGAAGATATCGGGGGGTTCACCGGATTGCATAACAGTGGTCAGCTTGGTCTTAAAGGCTTCGTTTTCCAAGACAGTAATCTCAATGTTGACATTCGGATGGGCAGCCATGTATTCATCGGCGAGCTTTTGCCAAAGTGCTTTGTGTTCATCCGCAGTCGAGATATGCCACCAGGTAACTGTGACTTTCTCTCCTGATGCAGGAGCAGCCTTGGTGCCGCACGCAGAAAGAACGAATGCGGCGATAAGTATTATGCTAAATATTAAATGAAACTTGCGAGACATTTTCCTCCTCCTTCATTGAGGCAATCGATCTGATTTACGGATCTGCTATGTGAAAAGTGGGATATAGATCTTAGCGTATAATCTGTATGTGCTGGTTCTCCTTTCTGTGTAAAGGGATCCACACTACAGGGTCGGTTGGCTCGTCGGTGGGTTAGCCGACCCTGTATCTGGAGGCTGGACAGAATCGCGGATGATTAATTCTGTCGGCAACCTCATTTGGTCAACTTCTCTCTCGGGGTTTTTAAGAATATCCAGAAGCATTTGGGTAGCAACACGTCCCATCTGCTCAAGCGGTTGGCGAACTGTAGTCAGCGCGGGGCGAATCATTGCGGACTGAGGGACATCATCGAATCCCATGACAGAAATATCTTCTGGTACGCGCAGACCGCGGCTCCGAACAGCATCCATCGCCCCCATAGCCATTGCATCATTGGAAGCAAAAATAGCCGTCAGCACTTCGCCCAGATCCAATAAAGCAGTCGCTCCAGCGTAGCCGGATGGTTGGGTGTAATCTCCTTCGTAGATCAAGTCCGGGTTTTCGGGGATGTGATTGGTGCGTAACGCCGACTTGTACCCTTCCAACCGATCTGTGGCTGAATTCAAATCCATCGACCCAGTCATAAACCCGATTCTTCTGTGCCCAAGCTCGATAAGGTACTCCGTAGCTTTATATGCGCCCTGCCAATTGGTTGCGCCAACATAACGACACGGCTCATTCTCAACTTGATTGTCAATTAGAACAAATGGAAAACTACGATCTATCAGTGTGCCGATATAATCAGAAGGACTGCGCGGAATTAGAAACAGAAGGCCATCCACCATGCCTTGCACCATGTTGGCAACATATT
This region of Anaerolineales bacterium genomic DNA includes:
- a CDS encoding carbohydrate ABC transporter permease, which produces MITDELVVERHHPRVRWRKFATRFFQYFILSIIVVIVFVPIVILVFGALKTRGEYLSHPYTVPIPPRWENITLILGNASYSFWPMMRNSVFVMLIVTALVVTVCSLAAFVFARMQFRGKGLAFNLFTLGLMFPINVAILPVYFVLRQIDLIDSLWGVIVVQTAFLLSGNIMILRGFFTAIPAELQEAAYIDGCTVVDFFLRILLPLARPALSTVAALTMIISWNDLLVPLVVLNNDKLWTLPLGTMQFQGQYGQDLSLVSAFVALSALPTIIFYIFAERQIVSGLTAGAIKG
- a CDS encoding glycoside hydrolase family 3 C-terminal domain-containing protein, translating into MDKTIEGLPYLDSSLPIAERVNDLIGRMTLEEKVGLMNHPAHGIPRLNIPAYNYWSEALHGIARNGRATVFPQAIAMAATWDKELIFEVAAAISDEGRAKYHAALRRNGYTAQYQGITLWSPNVNIFRDPRWGRGQETWGEDPFFTGEMASAFVRGLQGDHPKYLKTAACAKHFAVHSGPEKDRHSLNAIVSKRELYDTYLPAFKKLVIDAKVESVMGAYNRTLDEPCCASKLLIEDILRDEWGFQGHFVSDCMALADFHLNHKITNDAVESAALALSHGCDLACDHIYSEIPAAIQRGLITEADVDRALVRTLSTRFKLGMFDPDDDVPFTKISTDVIACDAHRQLAYQTATEAVVLLKNEGNILPIDPSAKKVFVTGPTAASLEVLLANYYGFNNQMVTLLEGLVGRAPEGMGLEYHPGAPLKHSREIEETWAPGMAQSADYTIVCAGLNSFLEGEEGESLLSPQNGDRESISLPHSQIDYIRELSIHGARIILVLTGGSPIALGEIDDMVDAILFVWYPGMEGGRAVADVLFGDISPSGKLPITFPKSLDQLPPFSDYSMDGRTYRYMTEEPLYPFGFGLSYSKFEYSELQLEKAAITLGDSLNVSLTLTNCGESDAAEAAQFYLSDLHASTVVPFHHLIGFERAVLHAGESKELEFTITPEMMSFYDDDGKLILEPGQFRLEVGGCSPSKRGQDLGAPKPVTALFDVTFSG
- a CDS encoding extracellular solute-binding protein yields the protein MSRKFHLIFSIILIAAFVLSACGTKAAPASGEKVTVTWWHISTADEHKALWQKLADEYMAAHPNVNIEITVLENEAFKTKLTTVMQSGEPPDIFQSWGGGVLNEYATAGLLKDITPDLDANGGEWRNTFAPGALGVYSYKGKNYGVPWDMGMIGFWYNKALFAQAGIDAPPTTWAELIDDVKALKAAGITPIALGEGDNWPGMHMWAYLVTRLGGKANFEGALLRTGSFTDEPFVKAGEMVQDLVALEPFQDGFLGATYGDEATAMGNAKAAMELMGQWAPAVEKDNSEDKEGIGDDLGWFPFPAVAGGAGDPNDAVGGGNGFAIGKNASPEAIDFVKYLTRPESQVQLAEIGVIIPVVKGGEAGLDDPLMIILQQQLAKAEYFQLYYDQALPPAMGSVVNDATQGLFAGTLTPEQAAQEIENSAQQELK
- a CDS encoding choice-of-anchor Q domain-containing protein — translated: MFKKHRIILGAASLIAMVLVLSGCDGGPPPPPCSAEFLILSINDANNNGPGTDTIDLDPGCVYELGVVNNTIDGNNGLPSITSSIVINGNVATIRRSTGAQKSAIRLFHISQGGELVLNDVTLLDGLAMEPTNVTILLSNSGGAIFNRGVLTINNSLITANRAMLKGGGIYNLGTMTIDATTIENNGANIQNVPNESGGGILNAGTATISNSTIANNIASQSAGGIGNNGDLTIINSTISGNSTTLSGIISGAAIINAGNATISYTTIANNTGITAGAVFSAPNTIQIFNSIIANNIGGDCSYPASSPISGPNLDSDGTCTGFTITDDPQLGPLANNGGPTQTHSIAPGSPAKNAAAGSCPATDQRGEPRPHGSACDLGAYELGGGGSPTGDSSFLSGLVFDDSNADGILDPGEPGFDGVALVLESGPCLAPVSSETALTAPDGSFEFEIVPPTAGTYCLSIDPLTPPNDTILIPGGFTVPPGGEMEITLTEGEDLSDLLFGWDFQFAGSDIPPNPVITNVVLSTTSPAEGGWVEVEVTIENMGAYPAEDYELVLIPHYGWGPPNPAGYVSLPDLMPGVPHTEVFTPGVLYSTAGTYTLRVLVTDDWYALGDPDSTGTNGDYQDFTITVAEAYSMCTPFEGMKYSLILLPIQEDIMMLPVYL
- a CDS encoding LacI family DNA-binding transcriptional regulator; the encoded protein is MTKRKSSSRVTIVQVAKEAGVSLGTVSRVINDDVHVADETRERVLAVAKEMGYVANRQARGLKGRKTNTIGVLVPNLGTGYIGEIMQGIDTELELSQLDLMLFTTHLVADKEAKYVANMVQGMVDGLLFLIPRSPSDYIGTLIDRSFPFVLIDNQVENEPCRYVGATNWQGAYKATEYLIELGHRRIGFMTGSMDLNSATDRLEGYKSALRTNHIPENPDLIYEGDYTQPSGYAGATALLDLGEVLTAIFASNDAMAMGAMDAVRSRGLRVPEDISVMGFDDVPQSAMIRPALTTVRQPLEQMGRVATQMLLDILKNPEREVDQMRLPTELIIRDSVQPPDTGSANPPTSQPTL
- a CDS encoding sugar ABC transporter permease is translated as MQNLPTIPNIFKLKPGTTGRKKNKERLVIFLFLLPAIVLFIIFVVYPIIQSIYYSLFNWKGFGPAVDFVGLDNFKNILQDRVFLIALRNVLFIIAFSLFLQLPLSLMLAVLVGRDLPGRVFFRVIFFMPYVLSEVIAALMWLFILNPDPERGFINAVIVFLGGEPQAWLGNTSLVMPAIFVALTWKYFGYHMLLFMTGLQNIPSEIEEAGRIDGANRFQNFFYITLPLLRSTIRTSVYLSVLGSIQQFIVVWIMTKGGPVNASETLATYMYRFGFVRFQLGYGSAVAIYMFLLCLMFSLIYQRLTRQPDYLSGY